The segment AGTCCTAGTCACtggcgagtatgtgtcaaaataatcaagaccttctttttgtctaaaacctttgacaacaagtcttgctttatatttgtcaattgttccatcgtctttcatcttccttttaaagatctattttgaacccaaggatttgttccctggaggaagatcaaccaactcccaagtatgattgcttaagattgattcgatttcactattaacaacctccttccaagaggttgagtcgctagacaacattgcttccttgaatgtttggggctcactttcaagaagaaatattacaaaatctgatccaaatgaagtagatgtcttttgacgtttactgcgtcttggactttcttcatttttttcattctgttttagttcttctctgggttgtttagatcccccactagatgactcaagtctagttttatacggatagatatgttcaaaaaatttagcACTATCTCATTTTATTAccatattatcatgaatatccagatgttcggacttatgaaccaaaaatcgacatgccttactatttgtggcatatccaatgaatacacaatccacagtcttaggtcctatttttaccctcttaggtataggaacttggactttggctagacactcccacactttgaaatatttcaaattgggttttctacctttctatttctcatatggaattacatttgtctttgagtgagacactctgttaagtatctgatttgctgtaaggatagcttcccccccacaagttctgtggtaaacctgaacttataagtaatgcattcatcatttcttttaaagttcggtttttcctttctgcaacttcattagactgaggagtgtagggagcagtagtttggTGGATTaatccattttctaaacatatttctccaaatggagattcatattctccacctctatcacttctgatcattttgatctttttatctaactgattttcaacttcagttttatatttcctaaatgcatctattgattcatccttactattaagcaaatagacataacaaaatctagtgcaatcgtcaataaaagttatgaaatactttttcccaccacgtgatggtgttgacttcatgtcacaaatatcagtgtgactgtgaatcaattctaaaggatttgaattcctttcaacagatttataagaatgcttagcatacttagattcaacacaaatttgacattttgatttattacactcaaattttggcaaaatatttatgttagtcagttttcgcaaggttttgttattaacgtgtcccaaacgttcatgtcattaacatttagactcaagcaagaaagaagaagcaaaatctttatttatatcaactgtaattacattgagtttgaaaaggccatcactaaggtagccttttcctacatacatatcatttttgcttactactactttatcagaaacaaatacacatttaaatccattcttggtcataattggaattgaaactaaattctttctcaattctgaaACATATGAgccctattcaaagtcaccaccttacctgatgtcatctttaataggactttgccagttccttccacctttgcaacagcGGAGCTTgccatatataatttttcatcggAAAATGCTGGAGTATacgatgaaaataattctttgttggcaaaaacatggcatgaggcaccagaatatatccaccattctcttggatttccaaccaagttacattctgaaagcattgcacagagatcgtccatttctcctttgaattcaaccaagtttgcttgatctttctttttcttgtccttctaaGGACCCCGgcattcattagccctatgaTCATGTTTGccacaattaaagcagtttccattgaatttcttcttaggaggattgctttttggaccagatgctttctttcttttctttaattttgtggaatcttcttcaacaaaatttactcctgatattgctgaattaccacgtgacctcttttctgcagccttattatcctcttcgattctcaatcttactatgagatcttcaacagtcatctccttgcgtttgtgtttcaagtagtttttcaagtccttccacaatggaggtaacttttcaataattgcagccacttgaaaagcatcatttacaatcaatcctacattaaatgttatgtgagtattaagggaaaacttaatatttctaacataggcattaaataaatttataacttcagcaaggagatcataGATTATGACCTGTAATTCTTGAACTTGGACgacgacagtcttactgtctatcatcttatagtctaGAAATTatgccacaatgaatttcttcattccggcatcttctgttttgtacttcttttctaaagcatcccagagttcttttgaggttttggcattgttgtacacattgtacagatcatcttgcacaccactcaaaatataatttttacacaaaaaatctgagtgtgtccatgcttctgttaccaagaatcgttcatcagccagagtttcatctgacataacaggaacattctcattgatgaacttctgcaAACTCAAtgtagtgagatagaagaacatcttttgatgccatctcttaaagtcgactccagaaaactttgcaggtttctcagtcggtgctaaggcagcatttgaacgattatgtgtaaccgttgttgttgcagcacttactgttccagcatttgtttgacttgaattagtctttttttttctgtcacaaatggcagataaattaagtatttaaaatactaacagtaaagaacaaatcatTACACAAACTatttctgatttaacgataaagtttttatgttcttttaatcattaatcgaatgaattttaaaaattcaagcagagtagaaaaccataaaggttttaatctccagaaacctcaaatacagaaactattaaatttcttaatattgttattcttacaataacctgtatttataaggttaataaacagaaacagaaataagatgaagcagaaaaaatataaaatacaagaattaatccgagtccacagaaactactgtctgtccttaataaatttaattccctcactgtacccaaggatATGGAATAATTTCTCCCAAGacaaaacggattaaacctattaaagaaatagcggtacctcaaacttctttaacttcaacgaacttaagaacaacaacaagtcacacagactcagtcgatcgacactttaattttttatttgagagaaaagaaatgcagagaaagaaaaaattttcagtgttttaaaaatcgaaaatttacttccttttatagccattttcagcaaagaacatgtctgttcagtgaaatctgttcagacccattttatccagaaagttgtgtcttttggaaaagataacaactttttggaaaattgtaaattttgtccaaaaaatttataatcaatcacatcatttgccaaatccaaatccaaagccgaggccgagcgagcgacgacaaCGGCGCGAGGGgacatcttcttcttagctctttaagaagtaatggaagtgtttccttctataaggacaacaatttccctttcttttgccgatatgggagaatttacttttcatttgcactttgcaaatgatttttcattttccttccaaagtagttccctcacttttcatattctctcttttattttcccattcacactcgCTAAATCCCAACACTTCTTTCACTACGTATGCATGTTTATAGAATTTGTAATGATCCATGTTAATTTTACCCATGATTGATATGTTTTTGACTTGGTACACCATTTACAGTAAAGTTATCGTGTATGGCCAAAGAAAACACAAAATGTATGCGATATACCTCGTctcatctaaaaattatataacataTATTCTGGAATACTTATTCTAAAAGTTGAGATTCCCTCTCGCTGAAGCTGATTATTATCGACATACTATATTAGATTCGCAAGCAAAATTACAGAAAAGAACGTTGCCAAGGAGGGAATAAAACCTCATTGATCATAACAAAAACACCTAAATGCTAGACAATTTGTAGCaatgcaaaaaaattgaaaatgaagatTGCGTTAATTCTAATCACAATATAGAAAATCATGTAATAAACTCTAGTttactcattgttttcaaaacACCATTGTAATATTGTGGAATAGTTGTGAGTTTCTAGGGTACATTTTAAATTGAAAGTAGaggataaaaaaatgtaaacaaCTTTGTAGATGAGTCATAAATgtgataattaataaaaacatgcATACATTTTCATTGCAAAAACAATTATTTGGAGAAATATTCACTACAACCCCAAATTCTGCTCACAAAAAAGGGATTCCaacttactaaaaataaaaactgcTCAATTGATAAAGGGTAGAAATCCTTGCTACCCTGAATAACATttgtaatgaaaaatatataaggtAGTAGGTATTTCATTGAGTAAAATAATAACCTTAGATTTTGATTGTgcattcatttttcttttttgaaaacataTGAGACATTGACCTATAAGTAAAGGAAAAAGTATGTGTAAATTTACATAGAGAATGAACATGGTGGAAATTTATCTAAAGAATCAGCATAAAATTACCCACGCTTCCGACGGAATCAAATAATAGTTAAAATCTATTTTCACTAAAACTAAAATACTCTAGTATCTTACGTAAAAGATTAATAATGTAAacgaaaatgaaaattattacatCTTATCATTTAACCTTAAttacataaacataaattaatgatgGTAAAATACATACCAAGATCTCTAACATAAGCAATGTGTCACTGAGCCACTCAACCTGGGCAGTGTACACAAATAtagaattttgaagaagaataaaaaaaaaagaggtttgAGATTTTCGTTGTTTTTAAATGAGAGGAAACACCTCTATTTATTGAAAAGAAATGGTAGTGTAAACAAATATTCATTGTGCCTTACCAGAAAAGCTATGactatttgaaaaagttgcGACCCTTTGGAAatgtcacaacctttcataaaagtcataacttttcataaaagttgcaactcttctcTAAAGTagcaatttttcataaaagttgtaacttttcataaaagttacaactctttATTAAAGTCGTAACTATTCACAAAAGTCACATCATTTCATGAAAGAAGATGACTTTTTTTGGGTAAGTATTCATAAAAGACGTATCTtaacaaaaatcacaatttttcataaaagtcacacaTTTTCAATAAAGGAGAAGGCTATTTTTGtaactaaataaatttagaAGGAAATTCTAGTTTGTGGAGGCGCCACGTAGGCGGGACTAGTCGCCTAgagttctcttttatataaatatatgattttatatgttgacttattttagaattctaatgaTTTTGGTCCTAACCACATGGTACAAAAATACAAACCACTCTTTTCAACAAAGATGTTCATGCATGGAACAAGTCTTCTCAACTTAATCGAAGTTACTACATTATAAATGGAAAATTAAATGGACCTAAACCAAACTTCTTATCCTTACATAAGGAGCTCGAACTAGCATTTATGAACAACACCGAGGCCGTTGAGGACAAAACTCATTTTAATACTGAACAATTTTCAAATGGATTTATTACATTTCCTGAAActgaaaaaaaatcactaatagaagtttgtttggtaaattccACTAAATGTTTATTGTTTGTTCCATACATTAAGAAAATAGGTTTTTTAACACATTGTTTTGTATAGATGTGGTGTGTATTTTTCTTACAATAAAAGCACTAACTGGAGAAGGACGAAGCATTAGACGCGAAGTAATCGTTACAAACGAAAGGTAACATATACTTTTTATGCATCctacatataaatatttcatgttAATAAACATTTATCGTAAAAATAATTGTTACTTGTGTAGGTATGATCACAAAGTCATGACTTTATGGGGAGCCTTTGCTGAAATGGAAGGTCAAATATTACAAAGCCTTGAAAGTGACAAACCAGTTCTTGCCTTTTGTGATGTAAAGTCATCAATTTATCAAGGTGTACATCTTCACACTTGATATATTTGAGTCAATTTTCAAAGTACATATAAGTATCACTAAATTAATTACTCCTGTCGAAATAGGGGATTTTGTCCTTTCAAAAACTCTAGTTAGTAGTTTGCTTATAAATCCACAATGTGAAAAAGCGAACAATCTCCAAAAATGGTAAGTAATACATGTTTCATCACACTTATTTAGAGGCTACCCACATTCtacatcattaatattttattcatttcttaaaaatatcagGAATGACAACATGAAGGCAGAAAAGATTGACGTAAGACTAAAACCAAGCAGATTAATGCAAACAGTTCGTCAAGTGaaaattagtaatattttaaatggttCACTTGCCATTGTGAAGGCACTTTCCTATACAACACTCATCTTTTACTCCAATTATATATTACAAAGGTAATTACGTgatttattgaatttatgtaTAGGACATGTACTATAAGTTCAACGCTACGGTTACTGACATTGACAGTAACACCGACCCATGGTATCCTGCTTGCAACAAATGCTACAAGCGAGTTACTTTTATAAATAGTAGTTCAACTTGTACCTACTGTAGAACTCAAGATGTTGATAAAGAGGCGAGGTAAACTACACAAACAACCAAGAACAAATATTGCTTATTCCAGatgcatgaaaaaaatattattaactaatGAGCTTACTATGTCGCTATCAAATAATTAGCGTCAAACTGATTAAAACTTCCAATTTGATTTAGATATCAGTTAAAGATTGATGTCACTGCTGAGGATTAATTTCTAAGCTTTACAATGTTTGATGCTGCAAAATACTATTTTGATTGTAACGTAAAAGAGTATGTTCTCTCTACATCTAAAAAGGTAAATCACTTACTCTATGAAATATTGTCATGTATAAATAACTTTATCCTATTTCAATGGAAAGGCTAATAGATACGTTTTCATAttccacaaaaagaaaaatcaccAAACTATCGCGAGATGGTATTGAGTAAGGGGAAAGAATTCAGTATTCTTGTTAAGATTGATCGTAAATTCCCAGATGTTGACACAAATAGATCAAACAAAGGTTAAAATGCCAATTACAAAACAAAGAAGCAAGAGGATGGAGATACTAAGTgatgatgaaaaaatgaaagaaatagttgcAGGCATACCTCAAGTTGAAAAAGATATTGCAGCAAATTGAAATTGACATTGAAAATCCACAAAAAACAAATACATGCAAGAGGACTGACAACATTAAGCAAGTCATTGCAGATGATAATCCACAAAAAGTAAGGATACATGAGGTAGAAAAACAGAATGTACtagatgaaaatgatgaagaagCCCCACTAATTCAACTGTAAAGAAAAAGGACCAGGAAAGTTAAAGGAAAAAACATCATGCCCTATCCGATGGACAAGAAGatcaaagaggaaaaaaaataatatatagttgatttaaaattttcttatttttatctaCCAATGCTTATTATCTCCCTAATATTTAAAAACGACTTACCTTTTTTCACCGAGAAATTCACCTaacatcacttttatttttaacttacttTCGAATATCAATGAATTTTGTTAACTGCTTCACTAAACATTCAATTTATGCTTTTATTACTTCAAAACATATCAACAACAATCTTCTGTTGCACCCTATATCCTCATACACAAAAAAGGTTTGCATACATCCTACCCTAATAGATGTTTTTTCCtatatatgtcaaatatatGACTACAATTGCCATTAATGATTCCGTTATGTTTTAGATCACTGGTAAATTACATATGCTAAATAGGAAGAGATAAGAGAAGTGTCACACCAACCATCCAAATTTTATCACCATCAAATCAACAATGCCACACAACCAACATCGAGGTAAATCTAATATGTTAAGTACTTatcacaattaaaaattaaatttaacccTTCTATTCACTTCACTTCAAAGGTGATACAAATATCACCACTCCTTTCATGCCAAATTAAGCAGGTGATAAATGAAAAAACATTCCTTCTACCAGTAAAACTGATCAGCATGACAACCATACAAAAAACAATTTCAGCAACACAGGTAAGAACTTACATAATCATGTAAAATCCAAAATACATGAGAACATAGTACAATGCAAACATATTCGCATAcacacatataaaaatattacatccTTTGTCTAAATGTACTAAAAAATGTTCCCTTATAGAGAAAAGTCAATTGCGAAGAGTGGATAAGTATATATTAGCAACCCAAATAATATCACATCTAGAAGATGAACATCCACGTTTGAAAAAGCAGCGTAAAATCAATTGGCTATTTAGATCATTATCTGAAGAGTCTGAAGTTAGAGGTACATTGGAAATTCCTATTCATATCTTACATAACTTGAACATTCAATAACTTTATCAAATTACCTTTCTAACATATctctaaaaatatttctatatatagGAATTGTTGCATATAACTTATCTTTATCATATCTGCACATGCCGAAAGTCGTCCCAGAATTTATTTATTCTGCCGCAAAAAGATCGGAACATGAACCTCCAGCTTTCTGTTGTGCAAGCAGATATATCAAATTGACAAACACTGAAGCACCAACAGAACTATATGAAATGTTTGTGGCATCTACTCCAGACTCGATAGAGTTTCGCAAAAATATTCGTGCATATAATGGCAACTTTGCTTTTACATCTATTGGTGTTAACCTGGATAAGGAACTAGCATTTGCAAAAAAAGAGTATACACATTTAGGGCACAAGGTCAAATTTATCACGATCTACCATCGTTGGTACCACGTTATAACAATCCATGTTACTTCCAACTATACTTCTTTGATACAGACAACGAATTGACCAACTTGATATCAAAGGTGAATGAAGGAATTCTTTCAGACCATATTGCAACAAAAATCAAACAGGTAATGGAGAGTAACCCATATGCACAAATATTTTGCCAATTAAAAAACCAAACAAGTTTCCACAATTTTCAACTTCGTATTGTTGCAAATGCCTCTTTAGGTCAACGAGTGTACAACAGATCCTCGGTAAGTCAAGTAGCAGCAATTTTGATCGATGGAAACAATCCAAATATACCTTTTGATCGAGAAATAATTGTTCATGAGCACTCAGGGTACAAACTAGAGTAAAACActattttgattttatgaaCCTCTTCAATATGCTTTGTTATTCCCAAGAGGTGAAGGTGGATGGCATCAAGGAATAAGAAAACGGAGCAAAAGACTGCCTCACAGAAGAATTGCTCACTCACCACCTATAGTCAATGATATTCCAACATTCATATCATTTGAAATGTAGTCATGTTCTTCACAAGTAAGCAACTGATAAAAAACACAtacacaatataaaaaaatactaccAAAGGCGTACAAAATacaattataagaaaatacatttttctaCTATACCAATATGATAaccaacataaaataaaaataatattaatatgctTCCTTTCCCTTGTAGATGTCCGCCGTGAGACAAAGGGAAATGTTTCTTGCAGAGAGTACTATTGTTATAAGCTACAACTACGAGAAACAGAGAGGTCAGTATTACTACTATGTGGAAGATTACTACAATAATTTGTGGTTGACATGTACATAAAATTGGAAACAACAAGGCTAGAATATTTCAGAAAGGAACAATCAAATTTTAGAAGAGAGGTTTATCAAGGTATTGTTCATAGTGTCAGCTAGGGAGAATGCAGGGGAGATAGAATTGGGCAAAGAATACTACTTCCATCATCTTTTATTGGGGGGCCACGAGATATGAAAAAATGCTATATGAATGCAATGGCTTTGGTACAACATTTTGGCAGGCCAGATCTATTTATAACAATGATGTGCAATCCTCACTGGATTGAAATCCAACAAGAATTACGCCCCGGACAGACTCCTCAAGATAGACCTGACTTGGTAACAAGAGTATTCAGAGCTAAGTTACAGGATCTAAATGACCAAATTTTCAAGAAAGATATATTTGGAATTGTTTTTGCTCATGTATTCGTGGtagaatttcaaaaatgagGACTACCACACATACACCTCCTTCTCATATTAAAAGAAGGGCACAACATCAAATCAGGAGATCAGTACGATAGGTTTATCTCAGCAGAGATTCTAGATAAATATAAGTATCCTATATTGCATAAATTAGTGCTCAAATATATGATACATGGTCCATGTGGAAACGAACCTCCAACAAACATATGCATGCAAAATGGACAGTGTAAATATCATTATCCAAGGCCATACAACAACAAATCAATCCAAGCAAAGGATGGATATCCAATATATAAAAGAAGAATGGATGGAAGAATAGAGATTGTTCGTGGAATGCATATGACAAATCAACGGGTAGTACCTTATAGCCCTTATCTGCTCACAAGATACAATGGTCACATTCATGTTGAGGTTTGCTCAGAAGTCAAAGCAATAAAGTAtctatacaagtatatataaaGGACATGATCGATGTGCAATTTATATTCAGTCTGATGATGGTGAAAATGTTATTGACGAAATACAATCATATCAAGATGCGCAATGGGTCTCACCGCCTGAAGCACTATGGAGAATATATGAATTCAACTTGACTGAAATGCAACCTGCAGTAATCAACCTTCAACTACATCTGCCAGAAAAACATTCAGGTACACATATTAATGCATTAATACAcattcatttataaaataattaagattaaaTTCAAATACTAACTCAAAACAAAATCACAGTGTTTTActggaaaaatcaaaatttaaaaaatgtcatCGCTTGGGATGTTGTCAAGCAAACAATGTTGACCGAATATTTCAGACTCTAAAGCAAAAACATATCTTTATAGAGAATTCCCAAAGTATTATGTTTGGAATTCAAAGGTAAAGACTTGgacaaaaaggaaaacaagATCTGTAATTGGTCACATTGCAATCGGTAACCTGAATGTAGTAAGCTATAAAATAATACACATTGATAACTTTTAAacttattaattagtatatattgattatattgcACAACTAATcctcgagaaggggaaacataTTATGAGAGGTTGTTACTAAACCATGTAAGGGGACCATTTTCATTCAACGACTTACTCACGGTCAATGGCATGCAATGTCATACCTTCAAAGAAGCAGCCAAAGAAAGAGGGTTACTTGACTCCGACAACAACATATCAGAATGTTTGAGAGAGGCTGTGTCTTCAAAATGCCATTCACTCTTAGAAGTTTGTTTGCTACAATTTTGGTTCATTGTAACCCAACGGATATTAGAGAACTCTGCGATACTTATTATGAGGATATGTCAGAGGACTTAAGAAGGCTATATGGAAACTCACACAATACTATACTACAGTCTACTCTGAATAGTATTAATAATTGCTTGCAAAGTATGGGCAAAAGCATAGACATATATGACATTCCTCAACTAGATCACAATTTCCTCGAAGTTGGTTCATTAGAATGtagataaataaatgaagaaatgtCCATGCAAATACCACCAGAAGATTTTGGTGCACAGTCACAATTAAATCCAGAACAACATCAtgcttttataaaaataatgcaaaCAATCGATGCTGGAACAACTGCAATATTCTTTGTGTATGGACCAGGGGGAACTGGAAAAACATACATATACCATGCATTACTTATCAATGTTAGATCAAGAGGTATGATAGGTTTGGCAACAGCAACCAGTGGCATAGCTGCTTCAATCTTACTAGGAGGACGTATAGCACACTCAAGGTTTGAGATCCCTTTTCAAATGAGTGAATCAACTATGACAAACATTTCACAGCAAAGTGGTGCTGCCAAATTGATTAGAAAAGCAAAAGTGATTACATGGGATGAAACATGAATGGCCAAATGACAAACAATAGAAACAATCTACAGGAGCTTCAGATACATAATGGACATCGATAAACCATTCGACTGAAAAGTCACGTTTTTTTGGAGATGATTTTCGGTAGGTGTACCTGTAGTTCCAAAATCAACTCGAGCAGAAATTGTAAATGCAAGCTTGGTCAAATCATATCTCTGGCCTTTGATGGAGAAGATTCAATTTACTAGAAATATGAGAGCAAGAACAGATCCTACATTCAGTGAGTTCTTACTTCGAGTGGGTAACGGTGATGAACCAAcaataagagaaaaaataatccTCCTCCCAGAACAATTAACAATCAAACATTCCCATGATGGAATTCCAGAAAAATCCATAATAAAGGAGATATTTCAAAACCTGCAAGAAAATGCTGCTAGAGCAAAATATGTCATTGAAAGAGCTATTTTAGCAAGCAGAAATGACCATGTGGataaaattaacaacaatttaatATCTCAATTCCCAGGAGAAATCAAGATATTCAATAGCTATGACTCAGCAGAAGATGACACCAACAACTATAACCAAGAAGAATATGTAAATACTTTAACACCAAACGGTCTGCCACCACATAGGTATTGAACATAATACATTACAACTTACAAGAggtggaaaaataaaaaaaatggatagATTTTGACATATCTTATTAAATGCATGTTAGAATTGAAGGAATGTGCACCTATCATGTTTCTAAGGAATTTGGACCCTTCAAGTGGCTTATGCAACGGCACACGAATGATATGTCGAGGTTTCTCTCAAAATGTCCTGCATCCAGAAATATCAAGTGGCCATTTTGCAACAAAACATGTGTTTCTTCCAAGAATACAACTATCACCACCATAAAATGAAGGATGTTCATTTAAATTCATTCGAAAGCAATTCCCCATACGCCTTTGTTTTGCAATGACTATAAATAAAGCTCAAGGTCAAACAATTCACAATGTTGGTTTGTATTTGCCCCTACATGTTTTTTCACATGGTCAATTGTACGTGGCGCTATCAAGAGGGATATCTATGTCCATAACAAAAGTACTTGTCCTAACTGAGCAACCCAAACGTCAAAAAGGAACA is part of the Solanum lycopersicum chromosome 1, SLM_r2.1 genome and harbors:
- the LOC109119618 gene encoding uncharacterized protein; protein product: MRARTDPTFSEFLLRVGNGDEPTIREKIILLPEQLTIKHSHDGIPEKSIIKEIFQNLQENAARAKYVIERAILASRNDHVDKINNNLISQFPGEIKIFNSYDSAEDDTNNYNQEEYVNTLTPNGLPPHRY